A stretch of bacterium BMS3Abin08 DNA encodes these proteins:
- the fdhF_2 gene encoding formate dehydrogenase H, with amino-acid sequence MAGLASAFGSGAMTNSIHEIADARLLFVIGSNTTEQHPMIGMQMRDAVDRGATLIVADPRRTQIADFAHIHLRHRSGTDVALIMSIMNVIINEGLVDVDFVRRRTENFDSFEEKLRKYPPQLVEEITGVKAGDIRRVARIYAMEKRSMIFYAMGITQHVTGVDNVRACANLVMLTGHIGLPMSGINPLRGQNNVQGACDMGALPNVYSGYQTVTNPRARRKFQRAWGKRLPQRAGLTVMDMMDRAYEGKLKAMYVMGENPLLSDPDLAHVREAAGRLDFLVVQDIFLNETSAYADVVLPAAAFAEKDGTYTNTERRVQLIRKAVEPRGEARADWEIICDLSIRMGYEMSYRGTYEIMEEIALLTPSYGGTLHYRLEEGFGLQWPCMSREHPGTPYLHRRAFAKGLGTFITIEYLPPDEPPDEEYPFLLTTGRLYFLYHTGTMCRRTVVLNREEPECFVEINPEDAESLSIRNKSLVEISSRRGSVKVRTLITRRTPRGTIFIPFHFREVAVNLLTNPAVDPVAKIPEYKVCAVRIKPLTRQKTRKSKVPKVDLEDLRIT; translated from the coding sequence GTGGCCGGTCTGGCCTCTGCTTTCGGTTCGGGTGCCATGACCAACTCCATTCATGAAATAGCCGACGCCCGGCTCCTGTTTGTCATCGGATCCAACACAACGGAGCAGCATCCCATGATAGGGATGCAGATGCGTGATGCCGTTGACAGGGGCGCAACCCTGATAGTGGCCGACCCCAGGAGGACACAGATCGCTGATTTTGCCCATATCCATCTGAGACACAGGAGTGGAACAGACGTTGCCCTCATTATGTCGATAATGAACGTAATCATAAACGAGGGGCTGGTGGATGTCGATTTTGTCAGAAGGAGGACCGAAAACTTCGACTCCTTTGAGGAGAAACTCAGAAAGTACCCACCGCAGCTCGTTGAAGAGATTACCGGTGTAAAGGCAGGTGACATAAGGAGGGTCGCACGGATTTATGCAATGGAGAAGCGTTCAATGATCTTTTATGCGATGGGTATAACCCAGCATGTAACAGGGGTGGACAATGTCCGCGCCTGTGCCAATCTTGTAATGCTGACCGGTCATATCGGTCTTCCCATGTCCGGCATAAATCCGCTGAGGGGTCAGAACAATGTTCAGGGTGCCTGTGATATGGGTGCCCTTCCCAATGTATACTCAGGGTACCAGACCGTAACAAACCCCAGAGCAAGGAGAAAATTCCAGCGTGCATGGGGAAAGAGACTGCCGCAGAGGGCGGGTCTTACCGTTATGGATATGATGGACAGGGCCTATGAGGGGAAGCTCAAGGCAATGTATGTCATGGGGGAAAACCCCCTTCTTTCCGATCCCGACCTTGCACATGTGAGGGAGGCTGCCGGGAGGCTGGACTTCCTTGTTGTCCAGGATATATTCCTGAACGAAACGTCAGCATATGCTGACGTGGTTCTGCCTGCCGCAGCATTTGCTGAAAAGGACGGCACTTATACAAATACGGAAAGACGTGTTCAACTTATACGTAAGGCCGTTGAACCCCGGGGTGAGGCCAGGGCGGACTGGGAGATTATCTGCGACCTGTCGATCAGGATGGGTTATGAGATGAGCTACCGGGGCACATATGAGATCATGGAGGAAATCGCCCTCCTTACCCCCTCGTACGGGGGCACGCTTCATTACCGGCTTGAGGAAGGGTTTGGCCTCCAGTGGCCCTGTATGAGCAGGGAGCATCCCGGAACGCCCTATCTCCACAGGAGAGCGTTTGCAAAGGGTCTCGGGACGTTTATTACTATAGAATACCTGCCCCCGGACGAACCTCCCGATGAAGAGTATCCCTTTTTACTGACAACGGGACGGTTGTATTTTCTTTATCATACAGGAACCATGTGCCGCAGGACGGTTGTCCTTAACCGGGAGGAACCGGAGTGTTTCGTGGAGATCAACCCGGAAGATGCAGAGAGTTTATCCATAAGGAACAAATCACTCGTTGAGATTAGCTCACGCCGGGGTTCCGTAAAGGTCAGGACCCTCATAACGAGGAGAACACCAAGGGGAACCATTTTCATCCCCTTTCATTTCAGGGAAGTGGCGGTTAATCTACTGACCAACCCTGCTGTGGATCCCGTTGCCAAGATCCCTGAATACAAGGTCTGCGCAGTCAGGATTAAACCCCTGACGAGACAGAAAACGCGTAAGAGCAAGGTACCTAAAGTAGACCTTGAGGACCTCAGGATTACATGA
- a CDS encoding putative formate dehydrogenase, which translates to MNKILTICPYCGCGCGLYLHVEGNTITGVSPSRNHPVNRGSLCVKGWNSLEFVAHPERLKYPMIRRNGRLERASWDEALSLIAGKFGEIKKEHGPDAIGVLSSAKCTNEENYIMMKFTRAVIGTNNIDHCARL; encoded by the coding sequence ATGAATAAGATCCTTACTATATGTCCCTACTGCGGTTGCGGTTGCGGCCTTTATCTCCATGTGGAGGGCAACACGATAACCGGCGTATCACCAAGCAGAAACCATCCGGTAAACAGGGGAAGCCTCTGTGTAAAGGGCTGGAACTCCCTCGAGTTTGTCGCCCATCCTGAACGCCTGAAATATCCCATGATAAGGAGAAACGGACGGCTTGAGAGGGCCTCCTGGGACGAGGCGCTCAGCCTGATTGCCGGGAAGTTCGGAGAGATCAAAAAGGAACATGGTCCCGATGCAATCGGCGTCCTGAGTTCCGCCAAGTGCACAAACGAGGAAAACTACATCATGATGAAGTTTACAAGGGCCGTGATCGGGACCAACAACATAGACCACTGTGCACGCCTCTGA
- the ktrA gene encoding Ktr system potassium uptake protein A, with translation MKRQFAVIGLGRFGSAVATSLAKEDCDVIAIDTDEDKLKAVADQVTLAVQMDAMDEDSLKEVGVQNVDVAVVSIGENVEASILVVMTLKELGIKEIIAKAVNDLHGKVLSHIGVNRMVYPERDMAHRIARSLIKPEFMEHIELSPEYSIVELPAPPFLWDKTIVDTRLRSEYNISIIAIKRKYTLNDQEKESWNVNPAPEDIIKKDDILVLLGANSDIDKLR, from the coding sequence ATGAAAAGACAGTTCGCCGTTATCGGACTTGGAAGGTTTGGCTCCGCTGTTGCCACGAGCCTTGCAAAAGAGGACTGTGACGTGATTGCAATAGACACGGATGAGGACAAGCTGAAGGCCGTGGCCGACCAGGTAACACTTGCAGTCCAGATGGATGCAATGGATGAGGATTCCCTGAAGGAGGTAGGGGTACAGAATGTGGATGTGGCGGTTGTGAGTATCGGTGAGAATGTTGAGGCAAGCATCCTGGTGGTGATGACGCTTAAGGAGCTCGGGATCAAGGAGATCATTGCAAAGGCGGTAAACGACCTTCACGGCAAGGTCCTTTCACACATCGGTGTCAACAGGATGGTCTATCCGGAACGTGATATGGCTCACAGGATCGCAAGGAGCCTTATAAAACCCGAGTTCATGGAACATATCGAACTCTCACCCGAGTATAGCATTGTAGAACTGCCCGCCCCCCCGTTCTTATGGGATAAAACAATTGTAGACACCAGGTTGCGATCGGAATACAACATCAGTATTATTGCAATAAAGAGAAAGTATACGCTTAACGACCAGGAGAAGGAGTCCTGGAATGTTAATCCTGCTCCGGAAGACATCATAAAGAAGGACGACATCCTTGTCCTTCTTGGCGCCAACAGCGATATCGATAAGCTGCGTTAG
- the ktrB gene encoding Ktr system potassium uptake protein B, with translation MKTEYKSGRLSPPQLLFFGFIGVILLGTTLLMLPYSTTHGITLTDALFTSTSAVCVTGLIVKNTPNDFTLFGKIVLLLLIQVGGLGYMSMATLLALMAGRRIGISERILIKESMSIDTLEGVIRFMKAMLIFVVFSESVGALVLTLHFLKTSSPGDAVITGVFHAVSAFNNAGFSLFPDSLEGFRTDYTVNITIMLLILLGGIGFVVMNDLYRRLRKDTTRVMLHTRIAVISSLLLVVCGALLIYFSERNYLFAGPGSGTGDTIISALFASVTARTAGFNTIDYSMLQPATIFLTVMLMIIGASPGSTGGGIKTTTFAIIVLHIWSTIRGRRDTVVFKRRIPATLISRSLVILAVSVIYVMVVTLIIIDLEHTGFQNTVFEVVSAFGTVGLSTGNGGALSLSAGFSGISKVIIIITMLAGRLGPLTLFMALLRVREERVRYPEGRIMIG, from the coding sequence GGGATAACTCTAACAGACGCCCTGTTTACCTCTACGTCCGCTGTCTGTGTTACCGGCCTTATTGTGAAGAACACTCCAAATGATTTTACACTCTTCGGTAAGATAGTTCTCCTCCTCCTTATCCAGGTTGGGGGGCTTGGTTATATGTCCATGGCCACACTACTTGCCCTGATGGCAGGCAGGCGTATCGGCATATCGGAACGCATACTTATAAAGGAATCGATGAGTATAGATACCCTTGAAGGTGTCATCCGGTTCATGAAGGCTATGCTTATATTCGTGGTTTTCTCAGAGTCTGTAGGGGCGCTGGTACTTACCCTGCATTTTCTGAAAACATCCTCTCCCGGAGATGCGGTCATAACGGGGGTTTTCCATGCCGTGTCAGCGTTCAATAATGCGGGGTTCAGCCTCTTCCCCGACAGTCTCGAGGGGTTCAGGACGGATTATACGGTAAATATAACCATTATGCTGCTTATTTTGTTAGGGGGCATCGGATTTGTCGTGATGAACGACCTCTACAGGCGGTTAAGAAAGGATACCACCAGGGTTATGCTTCATACCAGGATCGCTGTCATCTCCTCTTTACTGTTGGTTGTTTGCGGCGCCTTACTCATCTATTTCAGTGAGAGGAACTACCTCTTTGCCGGCCCGGGCTCCGGTACCGGTGATACCATAATCTCGGCGCTTTTTGCCTCAGTCACTGCACGTACCGCCGGGTTCAATACCATTGACTACTCCATGCTCCAGCCTGCAACGATATTTCTGACGGTTATGCTGATGATAATAGGCGCTTCACCAGGGAGTACCGGTGGGGGTATCAAGACCACGACCTTTGCGATTATAGTCTTGCATATCTGGTCAACGATAAGGGGTAGAAGGGATACGGTGGTTTTTAAAAGGAGGATCCCGGCGACACTGATTTCACGCTCACTCGTTATCCTTGCAGTCTCGGTTATTTATGTCATGGTTGTTACACTGATTATCATAGACCTCGAGCACACGGGGTTTCAGAATACGGTTTTTGAGGTGGTTTCAGCCTTTGGGACCGTCGGCCTCTCTACGGGCAATGGAGGGGCATTGAGCCTCAGTGCAGGTTTTTCCGGGATTTCAAAGGTTATAATAATCATCACCATGCTTGCAGGGAGGCTTGGTCCCCTTACGTTGTTTATGGCCTTGCTGAGAGTCAGGGAAGAGAGGGTACGCTATCCGGAAGGGAGGATAATGATAGGATGA